The Sphingobacteriales bacterium genome segment ACAACCTTCATTCCACACCCCTGAACTTTGTTTTCGGAGGCACCTTCCTCCTGATTATTGATGACTTCTCCCGCACTATCAGTTCCTTTGAAATCCCCATAGGGGTGATTACCATGCTGTTGGGTGCTCCCTTTTTCCTGTTTTTAATGAAGAAAAATAAAATCGGATGGGAGAACTGAAGAATATCATACAGGTTCAGGATTTTTCCTTTGCCTATGAGGAAAGGCTTGTGTTGAAAAACATTAACCTTGAGTTAAAGCCCTCCTGCTTTCATGTGATTCTGGGGCAAAATGGTTCGGGAAAATCCACCCTCCTGCGCTCCATGGCAGGAATGCTGCCTGTTCAGAAGCAGAAAATATTTATTGCCGGCCATGATATAACAGAAATGCCGCTGAAAACCAGGGCTAAGACGTTTGGGCTATTAAGTCAGAAACATAAAGCTGTTTTTCCTTTCAGCGTGGAAGATGTGGTGATGACCGGCAGGGCGGCTTTTGTCAGTTTTGTACCCAAAGAAAAAGACCGATTGATAGTCCATCAAACCCTTGAAAAGACAGGAATTTTACATCTAAAAGACCGCTGTTATACGGAACTTTCTGGTGGAGAGCAGCAGTTGGTCATGATTGCAAGGGTGCTGGCTCAACAGGCTCCTTTACTATTTCTGGATGAACCCACCACCCACCTCGATTTTTACAATCAGGAAAAAGTGCTTAGCCTGATTAAAAATCTTACTCAGGAAGGATTAAGTATTGTCGCTGTTTTGCATGACCCCAGCATGGCCTTTCTTTTTGGCGACCATTTTATTTTCCTGAAAAACGGCAGACTGGTGAATGTTCCGGAAGGTAAAATGCCCTGGGACGCTGATTTCCTCGAAAATATCTATGAAATGAAACTGGAAGCTATTCCACATGCCGAACGGGCATTGATTGTTCCTTCAAATTCAGGCAAATGAACACAAATACCGAAATATTGACAAAAGCTTACGATGCAGGAGTAACAGAAGAATGGAAACGATTGGAAAGTGTTAGCGGAAAGATTGAATTTGAAACGATTAAACATTATCTCAATCTGTATGCAAGCGAAAATTCAGTGGTGTATGACATCGGTTGCGGTCCCGGAAGGTATGCCGAATATTTACTTGAGAAAAATTGCCGGGTGGCTGCCATTGACCTGTCACAAAAATCACTCGATGCATTCAGGTATAGAATTAATGGCCACTACAGCAAAAATTTCATCTTCAGCAGTCGCTGCTGTGCAACAAAACTGGACTGGATAGCCCCTGAGTCGGCTGACATGATCCTGTTGATGGGGCCAATGTATCATCTG includes the following:
- a CDS encoding iron chelate uptake ABC transporter family permease subunit — its product is NLHSTPLNFVFGGTFLLIIDDFSRTISSFEIPIGVITMLLGAPFFLFLMKKNKIGWEN
- a CDS encoding ABC transporter ATP-binding protein, giving the protein MGELKNIIQVQDFSFAYEERLVLKNINLELKPSCFHVILGQNGSGKSTLLRSMAGMLPVQKQKIFIAGHDITEMPLKTRAKTFGLLSQKHKAVFPFSVEDVVMTGRAAFVSFVPKEKDRLIVHQTLEKTGILHLKDRCYTELSGGEQQLVMIARVLAQQAPLLFLDEPTTHLDFYNQEKVLSLIKNLTQEGLSIVAVLHDPSMAFLFGDHFIFLKNGRLVNVPEGKMPWDADFLENIYEMKLEAIPHAERALIVPSNSGK
- a CDS encoding class I SAM-dependent methyltransferase, translated to MNTNTEILTKAYDAGVTEEWKRLESVSGKIEFETIKHYLNLYASENSVVYDIGCGPGRYAEYLLEKNCRVAAIDLSQKSLDAFRYRINGHYSKNFIFSSRCCATKLDWIAPESADMILLMGPMYHLIDEKERNMALRHCWRILKEYGFLFTVFMYTLHDAPCSCLPDYQLTTVWFQGYEVEQFRCSPHYATEMLEYHGLTTNKIIVLDHFAPSLFSERQGKSKPDFSFGNNPTNCDQFLIISQKPSFKTQ